In one window of Chryseobacterium phocaeense DNA:
- a CDS encoding terpene synthase family protein: MKQKDVPILQYPWPYEIGPFSQLFYEEQNSWLDTDYQFMSESTRTKYKKHGLVEAASYMFPAANTREQVRPLARFMVWLTLCDDYHELCPVDKFTEVRDRIMDIMMGDQPKPDDIGLMRQVALSREEFVPYVNENWLQRWAKSFYNYTTYGIMEETPYKLKKEFPTLSNYLLIREYSIAMYPYGDPVEPSINYMVPDYISEHPVIKRLKMLMCRIIAIQNDFGSIEKELAVDTEFLNIILIIRHQYKVSLEEAIAEAMRIHDEYVKEFVELQNSLPDFGPEQKNVERFVHNVALMISGLGAWYHKGISTRYKTPGEFPKPEYGISL; encoded by the coding sequence ATGAAACAAAAAGATGTTCCCATTTTACAGTACCCATGGCCTTATGAAATCGGCCCGTTTTCGCAATTGTTTTACGAAGAACAAAACAGCTGGCTAGACACCGACTACCAATTCATGTCCGAATCCACCAGAACAAAATATAAAAAACATGGCCTGGTAGAAGCGGCGTCTTATATGTTTCCTGCAGCCAATACACGGGAACAGGTGAGACCCCTGGCAAGATTTATGGTATGGCTTACTTTATGTGATGACTATCATGAATTATGCCCAGTTGATAAATTCACAGAGGTAAGAGACCGGATTATGGATATCATGATGGGCGATCAGCCTAAACCTGATGACATTGGTCTTATGAGGCAGGTGGCCTTAAGCCGTGAAGAATTTGTACCGTACGTGAATGAAAACTGGCTGCAACGATGGGCAAAGTCGTTTTATAATTATACAACTTACGGGATCATGGAGGAAACACCCTACAAATTGAAAAAGGAGTTTCCAACACTGAGTAACTATCTGCTTATCCGTGAATATTCTATTGCCATGTATCCTTATGGAGATCCTGTAGAACCATCGATCAATTATATGGTTCCTGATTATATATCAGAGCATCCTGTTATAAAGAGATTGAAAATGCTGATGTGCAGGATCATTGCTATCCAGAACGATTTTGGTTCTATAGAAAAAGAGCTGGCCGTAGATACCGAATTTTTAAATATCATTCTGATCATAAGACACCAGTACAAAGTTTCACTGGAAGAAGCGATTGCAGAAGCGATGCGTATTCATGATGAATATGTAAAGGAATTCGTGGAATTACAGAACAGCCTCCCTGATTTTGGCCCGGAGCAAAAAAATGTAGAACGTTTTGTTCATAATGTTGCCCTGATGATTTCAGGTTTGGGAGCATGGTATCACAAAGGAATTTCCACCCGGTATAAAACTCCCGGGGAATTTCCGAAACCTGAATATGGAATTTCACTTTAA
- a CDS encoding S41 family peptidase → MKLTGIIFILLCSTTLAYGQKFSKEDVYNDFKDLYRTLQETHYNLYAYRSKPQYDSLYNALNQSVKADSLSLMETVSLYQHLVSFANTGHCEIDFPAGPYIEYLKSGGTVFPLELSFENNKTFIRKNFSSLQHSIIGEELISIDDAPISSIEKDLFPLISVERTYFKRAKIEFWSFPRIYFQQYGKKDHWQLKIKDKKGHIKSLKVHAIPAIEYEEKRGGEIVNPKRSVVFYKNTAYLNPGMLNSSEPEGFETYRKYIDSAFEKIKNHRSQSLIIDLRNNPGGDDAYSDYLISYFAKKPFRWYSKFSVKTSKVLKEHIRKQTDTTDSFSQQLLTNRDDHIIPIDFPLSQPVNADKIFKGHVYVLVNRQTYSMAAVSAALIQDYQFGTIAGEETGDTPTLYASQFSFHLPLTGIMVKVPKGYIIRPNGDEALQGVIPDIIIRDHLLDENDEILKGLLIRINK, encoded by the coding sequence ATGAAATTAACGGGAATAATTTTTATTCTACTTTGCAGTACTACACTGGCCTACGGACAGAAATTTTCAAAGGAAGATGTATATAATGACTTTAAAGATCTGTACCGGACCTTGCAGGAAACGCATTATAACCTGTATGCATACAGGAGCAAGCCTCAATATGACAGCTTATATAATGCGCTAAATCAAAGTGTTAAAGCTGATTCCCTGAGCCTGATGGAAACGGTATCTCTTTATCAGCATCTGGTTAGTTTTGCGAATACGGGACACTGTGAAATTGATTTTCCTGCCGGACCTTATATTGAATATCTGAAATCCGGAGGCACTGTCTTTCCGCTGGAGCTTTCTTTTGAAAATAATAAGACTTTTATCCGCAAAAATTTTTCCTCTCTTCAGCATTCTATTATTGGTGAGGAACTGATAAGTATTGACGATGCCCCAATCAGCAGTATTGAAAAAGATCTATTTCCATTAATTTCTGTTGAACGGACCTATTTTAAAAGAGCAAAGATAGAATTCTGGTCATTTCCAAGAATCTATTTTCAACAGTATGGAAAAAAAGACCATTGGCAGCTAAAAATAAAAGATAAAAAAGGTCACATTAAGAGCTTAAAGGTCCATGCCATACCAGCCATTGAATATGAAGAAAAAAGAGGCGGTGAGATTGTCAACCCCAAAAGGTCTGTTGTATTCTATAAAAACACCGCTTATCTAAATCCGGGAATGCTGAACAGCTCCGAACCTGAAGGATTTGAAACATACCGAAAGTATATAGACAGCGCATTTGAAAAAATTAAAAACCACCGGTCTCAAAGCCTTATTATCGACCTGAGAAATAATCCGGGTGGCGATGATGCATACAGTGATTACCTCATCTCCTATTTTGCAAAAAAACCTTTCAGATGGTATTCAAAATTTTCGGTCAAGACCAGCAAAGTACTTAAAGAGCATATCCGAAAACAGACAGACACCACGGATAGTTTTTCCCAACAACTGCTCACTAACAGGGATGATCATATCATTCCCATTGATTTTCCACTAAGTCAACCTGTAAATGCGGATAAAATCTTTAAGGGTCATGTCTATGTGTTGGTAAACAGGCAGACCTATTCAATGGCCGCAGTAAGTGCTGCACTTATCCAGGATTATCAATTCGGTACCATAGCAGGTGAAGAAACGGGCGATACCCCTACTTTGTATGCTTCTCAGTTCTCTTTTCACCTTCCCCTTACCGGGATAATGGTCAAAGTTCCGAAAGGATATATCATCAGGCCCAATGGTGATGAAGCTTTACAAGGAGTTATTCCCGATATCATCATCCGGGATCATTTACTGGATGAAAATGATGAAATCCTTAAGGGATTATTGATCAGAATCAACAAATAA
- a CDS encoding AraC family transcriptional regulator gives MENLKYYPSSPKETFSFDHVHIPLVSQVPMHQQETWELTYIITGSGIRIIGDAVENFSEGEVILIPPDTPHCWSFDKNDHDDEGKIEHLCLFFKHEFLHDLKGLIPELTDTISAIEENHNALSFIGETRKNLQELMGKMNLQNTVERLSGFMLILDQISSAPSAHIVGNRISERKNEKTLHEIYMFILNNFHRPIELDEAARVAGMPKSTFCLFFKRMTGKSFVTYLTDFRIESSCQMLLKTKLSVSEICVASGFNDIPYYNRIFRRIKNQTPTQYRSANI, from the coding sequence ATGGAAAATTTAAAATATTATCCAAGCAGTCCTAAGGAAACCTTTAGTTTTGACCACGTTCACATTCCGTTAGTGAGCCAGGTCCCGATGCACCAGCAGGAAACCTGGGAACTGACTTATATTATCACGGGTTCAGGCATCCGGATTATTGGGGATGCAGTTGAAAATTTTTCTGAAGGTGAGGTCATTCTGATTCCTCCCGATACTCCTCATTGCTGGTCTTTTGATAAAAATGATCATGATGATGAAGGTAAAATCGAACATCTGTGTCTTTTCTTTAAGCATGAATTTCTGCATGATCTGAAAGGACTAATCCCCGAACTTACTGATACCATTTCAGCAATTGAAGAAAACCATAATGCTTTGTCATTCATTGGAGAAACCAGGAAAAACCTCCAGGAACTGATGGGAAAAATGAATTTGCAGAATACGGTCGAACGTCTTTCCGGCTTCATGCTGATTCTTGATCAGATTTCTTCTGCTCCATCTGCACATATCGTTGGCAACAGGATTTCCGAAAGAAAAAACGAAAAGACACTGCATGAGATTTATATGTTCATTCTCAATAATTTTCACCGCCCCATAGAACTTGATGAGGCTGCAAGAGTTGCAGGCATGCCCAAATCAACTTTCTGCCTGTTCTTTAAAAGGATGACAGGAAAATCTTTTGTAACCTATCTTACCGATTTCAGAATAGAATCCTCGTGCCAGATGCTGCTGAAAACAAAACTGAGCGTGTCCGAGATCTGTGTAGCTTCCGGATTCAATGATATTCCTTATTATAACAGAATATTCCGGAGAATTAAAAACCAGACGCCTACGCAATACAGAAGCGCCAATATTTAG
- a CDS encoding helix-turn-helix transcriptional regulator, translated as MKYYIKFILIVLILFAGLDKARSQSVIVDSLKSLLRSPGLKPEKKAMALSHLGRHLYETDMPAALKAANEALKLSHRFSDGQYGAFALATLTYLNVQRDSLVLAQKNIDSALIYTAKSTNRVVNGYVWLRKGWLEYNVNNTTKSTASLFRALQLLEGQKAYAYESLVYHYLASIYADLKDPENLKKYTVLSQNLARRSGEPDIICTAYLATASSFLQNFRKDPSQKKLLDSAIFYNKQVLQLSQAQPRRIVNHINIAAAALNIANIYWEFFPKDYKESAKKYIDLALDIARKIKHEEVIANCYGILSEYAMAEGNYAEAERLFLSGFAEVEHSAGSSMAVRASMMKGLATVAEKSGNPVKALDYYKQYMHYEREAYDASKLSIAQRLGVQYEAEKKEKELESLQERAAFNRKLNFISAGLIIAGLLALIFLFRSYHFRLKSSIQQQKLRTEEAARLKAEQELLQERQERLQKELLAGNLQVEQKNELLQTMRDKLAAQPESGTFKNQLERILKEDQRMDEDFEHAKASLTNIHPEFFNRLQELANNKLTRLDLKHCSYILMGYSNKEIASRLGVDPKSILMARYRIKQKLNLDKEASLDLLIQKLS; from the coding sequence ATGAAATATTATATAAAGTTCATCCTTATTGTACTCATTCTTTTTGCCGGACTTGATAAGGCCCGTTCACAATCTGTGATCGTAGATTCGTTGAAAAGCCTTCTTCGCAGCCCGGGGCTGAAACCGGAAAAAAAAGCAATGGCTCTTTCACATCTTGGCCGTCATCTCTACGAAACGGATATGCCGGCAGCATTAAAAGCAGCCAACGAGGCACTGAAATTAAGCCACCGGTTTTCTGACGGTCAGTACGGGGCTTTTGCTCTTGCCACCTTAACGTATCTGAACGTACAGCGGGACAGTCTTGTACTGGCTCAAAAAAATATTGACAGTGCTTTAATTTATACAGCTAAATCCACAAACAGGGTGGTTAACGGATATGTGTGGCTGCGAAAAGGATGGCTGGAATACAATGTTAATAATACGACCAAATCCACAGCCAGTTTATTTAGGGCACTTCAGCTGCTGGAGGGACAGAAAGCGTATGCTTACGAGAGCTTGGTGTATCATTATTTAGCAAGTATTTATGCAGATTTGAAGGATCCTGAAAACTTAAAGAAATACACCGTATTAAGCCAGAATCTGGCAAGGCGGTCCGGGGAGCCGGATATTATCTGTACGGCTTATCTTGCCACTGCGTCTTCATTTTTACAGAATTTCAGAAAAGACCCATCTCAGAAAAAACTGCTGGATTCTGCCATTTTCTATAACAAACAGGTGTTACAGCTTTCCCAGGCGCAGCCCAGAAGGATCGTTAACCATATCAATATAGCCGCTGCGGCTCTCAATATTGCTAATATTTATTGGGAATTTTTTCCAAAAGATTATAAGGAAAGTGCTAAAAAGTATATTGATCTTGCTTTGGACATTGCCCGGAAAATCAAGCATGAAGAAGTTATTGCCAACTGTTATGGAATTTTAAGTGAATATGCCATGGCTGAGGGAAATTATGCAGAAGCAGAAAGATTATTCCTGTCGGGTTTTGCCGAGGTAGAACACAGCGCAGGCAGCAGTATGGCAGTAAGAGCATCGATGATGAAAGGTTTGGCCACCGTAGCGGAAAAAAGTGGCAATCCTGTAAAAGCACTCGACTATTATAAACAGTACATGCATTACGAACGGGAAGCTTACGATGCCTCAAAGCTTTCTATAGCACAAAGGCTTGGGGTACAATATGAGGCAGAAAAAAAGGAAAAAGAGCTTGAATCCCTTCAGGAACGGGCAGCCTTTAACAGAAAGCTCAATTTTATCTCTGCAGGTCTGATTATTGCCGGTCTGCTTGCCCTGATATTTCTGTTCCGCTCTTATCATTTCCGGTTAAAATCCTCCATCCAGCAGCAAAAACTGCGAACGGAAGAAGCTGCCCGACTTAAAGCAGAGCAGGAATTGCTGCAGGAAAGACAGGAACGGCTGCAAAAAGAACTGCTTGCCGGTAATTTACAGGTGGAACAAAAGAATGAACTTTTACAAACCATGAGAGATAAGTTAGCCGCTCAGCCGGAAAGCGGGACGTTCAAAAATCAACTGGAGCGTATCCTGAAGGAAGACCAAAGGATGGATGAGGATTTTGAACACGCAAAAGCGAGTCTGACCAACATTCACCCGGAATTTTTCAACCGGCTTCAGGAACTGGCGAACAACAAGCTTACCCGGCTGGATCTCAAGCATTGTTCCTATATTTTAATGGGATACTCCAACAAAGAAATTGCAAGCCGCCTCGGGGTAGATCCGAAAAGTATCCTGATGGCGCGATACAGAATTAAGCAGAAGCTTAATCTGGACAAGGAAGCCAGTCTGGACCTGTTGATACAGAAGCTAAGCTAG
- a CDS encoding import component protein — protein sequence MNHKTLAIVSYITIIGWLIAYFSYKNEQKKDSFVTYHLEQSLGVMVFSIIVSVIAGILVNVVPSLSVLFSLISLIPLILMVLGLINALNQVMKPVPVIGGFFENRFSFLHQ from the coding sequence ATGAACCATAAAACCTTAGCCATTGTATCATACATAACTATCATCGGTTGGCTGATCGCGTATTTCTCCTATAAGAATGAGCAGAAAAAAGATTCATTTGTTACGTACCATCTGGAACAAAGCCTTGGCGTGATGGTTTTCAGTATCATAGTTTCTGTCATTGCCGGCATTTTAGTCAATGTGGTTCCTTCATTATCTGTCCTTTTTTCATTGATATCACTTATTCCTTTGATATTGATGGTTTTAGGTTTGATCAATGCACTGAATCAGGTGATGAAACCCGTGCCGGTGATCGGCGGCTTTTTTGAGAACAGATTCAGCTTTCTTCACCAATAG
- a CDS encoding DUF1826 domain-containing protein — MNNTFSDHHQIGVVSTFSELINTDFQGAVNAICWNRNLDGDFKEIVTQLQLEDNITEVYPEDLLSLQLSEKGQIAREIILNDWRLLTDFGAQPSLNLLKNYERDEELDFISTDVYSYHVDRSPVGTNTFLCTYYGAASDILPNDQAVQKILIPEIREKLRELHDGPEEEFENFLQEYYFDLHYQPKSDAQPINLGTGHLWRIAVDHPDQKVLPCVHRAPVENDGEYRLLLIC, encoded by the coding sequence ATGAACAATACATTTTCTGATCATCATCAAATCGGAGTGGTCTCTACTTTCTCTGAGCTTATCAATACCGATTTTCAGGGAGCTGTGAATGCCATTTGCTGGAACAGAAACCTGGATGGAGATTTTAAAGAAATTGTCACCCAGCTTCAATTAGAAGATAACATTACGGAAGTTTATCCTGAAGACTTATTATCTCTGCAATTGTCTGAGAAAGGACAGATCGCAAGGGAAATCATCCTGAATGACTGGCGGTTACTGACGGATTTCGGGGCACAGCCTTCCCTCAATCTACTTAAGAATTACGAACGGGATGAGGAGCTGGATTTTATTTCCACAGATGTTTATTCTTATCATGTAGACCGTTCGCCTGTTGGCACCAATACTTTTTTATGCACCTATTACGGCGCAGCGAGTGATATTCTACCCAATGACCAGGCCGTACAAAAAATCCTTATTCCCGAAATCCGCGAAAAGCTTAGAGAATTACACGACGGTCCGGAAGAAGAATTTGAAAACTTTTTACAGGAATACTATTTTGACCTGCATTATCAGCCAAAATCTGATGCCCAACCCATTAATTTAGGAACAGGTCATCTGTGGAGAATTGCTGTAGATCATCCGGATCAAAAGGTTTTACCGTGTGTTCACCGGGCTCCTGTGGAGAATGATGGAGAATACAGGTTGTTGCTGATTTGTTGA
- a CDS encoding serine hydrolase domain-containing protein, translating to MDKFLRQQMDSLKLPGLSIAFINEGKIVYTNEFGFSDIETQTKVKPNTLFEAASMSKTVFAYFVLKLVDKGLLDLDTPLFQYLKNNDLAYDDRYKLITARMVLSHTTGMPNWREWDPADPELHIKKGDLYLKFMPGTAFSYSGEAYQYLMNVVAHLMNKTPQELDQVFYNEVCKPLKMKHAYYWWNDYIKKHRAAGYKQKDGVNEKQPVKKFEEFGAAGTLRINAVDYARFMIGLMNEEGLSKKSAHEMFKVQSKVPDWDDADYWGLGIGMKSTAYGMRYMHSGNNGDFTAYFIMYKDKKSGFVFLTNCNRAGDLFEKLEPYFSNGTL from the coding sequence ATGGACAAATTTCTCCGGCAGCAGATGGATTCTTTAAAGTTGCCGGGACTTTCAATTGCTTTTATTAATGAGGGTAAAATTGTATACACCAATGAATTTGGATTTTCTGATATCGAAACGCAGACAAAGGTAAAACCCAATACCCTCTTCGAAGCAGCTTCAATGAGTAAAACGGTCTTTGCTTACTTTGTATTAAAACTGGTTGACAAGGGGTTACTGGACCTGGATACCCCTTTATTTCAATATTTAAAAAATAATGACCTGGCCTATGATGACAGATATAAACTGATCACGGCAAGAATGGTGCTTTCCCATACGACAGGTATGCCCAATTGGAGAGAGTGGGACCCGGCGGATCCTGAATTACATATTAAAAAAGGAGATCTTTATCTGAAATTTATGCCCGGGACAGCGTTTTCCTATTCAGGGGAAGCCTATCAGTACCTGATGAATGTGGTTGCCCATCTTATGAATAAAACCCCACAGGAGCTTGATCAGGTTTTTTACAACGAAGTCTGTAAACCGCTTAAAATGAAGCACGCTTACTACTGGTGGAATGATTATATCAAAAAACACAGAGCAGCAGGTTACAAACAAAAAGACGGTGTAAATGAAAAACAACCGGTAAAAAAATTTGAAGAATTCGGTGCGGCAGGAACCCTGAGAATCAATGCGGTGGATTATGCCAGATTTATGATCGGATTAATGAATGAAGAAGGACTTTCAAAAAAAAGCGCTCACGAAATGTTCAAAGTGCAGTCAAAAGTCCCTGACTGGGACGATGCAGACTATTGGGGACTGGGGATAGGTATGAAAAGCACAGCTTACGGAATGCGTTATATGCACAGCGGAAATAACGGAGATTTCACGGCCTACTTTATCATGTACAAAGACAAAAAGTCCGGCTTTGTTTTTCTTACGAATTGTAACCGTGCCGGTGATCTGTTCGAAAAACTGGAACCTTATTTTTCTAACGGAACCTTATAA
- a CDS encoding acyltransferase family protein — MELSHTKPHYEILDGLRGVAAIMVVFFHVLEIFSNGDHTKQMINHGYLAVDFFFMLSGFVISYAYDNRWDTMTLKDFFIRRLVRLQPMIIVGSIIGAVLFYFQHSPDLGWGRIAETPFWKLMLVMIIGMTVFPVGKALDIRGWGEMHPLNGPAWSLFFEYIANIAYALVLRKLSKNVLIILMIIAAGFTIHLAFTNPNGDIIGGWSIDDPVQLKIGFTRLAFPFLAGIVLAKVSKLRLTKNAFLTTSILLVILLAFPRLGGNEAHWQNALYECFALMIVFPLIIWMGAGGKVENEQGRKICKFLGDISYPIYITHFPVVYVFYAWVVNGKNSLEDSWMIGTGIVIISIALAFVTMKYFDIPVRKWLTNKLITKK; from the coding sequence ATGGAGCTTTCTCACACAAAACCTCATTATGAGATACTTGATGGCCTGCGTGGCGTTGCTGCTATTATGGTTGTTTTCTTCCACGTTCTCGAGATCTTCTCAAACGGGGACCACACGAAGCAAATGATCAACCATGGTTATCTGGCGGTTGATTTTTTCTTTATGCTTTCCGGCTTCGTTATCAGTTATGCGTATGACAACCGTTGGGATACAATGACCCTGAAAGATTTTTTCATCAGAAGGCTCGTCAGGCTTCAGCCTATGATTATTGTCGGTTCCATCATAGGTGCGGTTTTGTTTTATTTTCAGCATTCACCGGATCTGGGCTGGGGTAGAATTGCAGAAACTCCATTTTGGAAACTTATGCTGGTAATGATTATCGGAATGACTGTTTTTCCTGTCGGGAAAGCGCTCGATATCCGCGGCTGGGGTGAAATGCATCCGCTGAACGGCCCGGCCTGGTCCCTTTTTTTCGAATATATTGCCAATATTGCGTACGCTTTGGTTTTAAGAAAACTCTCAAAAAATGTCCTGATTATATTGATGATAATTGCCGCAGGATTTACCATCCATCTGGCTTTTACCAATCCTAACGGTGATATAATCGGCGGATGGTCTATTGATGATCCAGTCCAGCTTAAAATAGGTTTTACAAGACTGGCATTTCCTTTCCTCGCGGGAATTGTTCTGGCTAAAGTTTCTAAATTACGCTTGACGAAAAATGCATTCCTTACGACCAGTATTCTTTTGGTTATACTTTTAGCTTTTCCAAGACTGGGAGGAAATGAAGCCCATTGGCAAAATGCATTGTATGAATGTTTTGCACTGATGATCGTTTTCCCTTTAATCATATGGATGGGAGCGGGGGGAAAAGTGGAGAATGAGCAGGGCAGAAAGATATGTAAGTTCCTGGGAGATATTTCTTATCCTATTTATATTACCCATTTCCCTGTTGTCTATGTTTTTTATGCGTGGGTGGTGAACGGCAAGAACAGTTTGGAAGATTCCTGGATGATTGGGACGGGAATTGTAATTATTTCGATTGCGTTGGCATTTGTGACAATGAAGTATTTTGATATTCCGGTGAGAAAATGGCTGACCAATAAACTGATTACGAAAAAATAA
- a CDS encoding DNA/RNA non-specific endonuclease, translating into MDNPFSMQPELRYGAPVCDEILTGRYFTIGYSWYFRQAKWTLEIINRNNYLVGTVLEPVERLDNFRADIRIPKRFRAGLDEYAGSGYDRGHLVSSANQINRPIQNSETFLLSNMSPQKKELNRFMWKTLEEKVRVLNAKPEIFETYVLSSPVFYFNRPIETIGEPDDLGIDIPIPHAFVKSVLAEDNKGRLSLWTFLMENTKLEGKIEDYLVKTYNAEQLVGGRFWDRISGTDMHDQKRTITPIWDY; encoded by the coding sequence ATGGACAATCCTTTTAGTATGCAGCCTGAGCTCCGATATGGTGCTCCGGTTTGTGATGAAATCTTAACGGGCAGATATTTTACCATTGGCTACTCCTGGTATTTTAGGCAGGCCAAATGGACATTAGAAATTATAAACAGAAATAATTATCTTGTTGGAACCGTGTTGGAACCAGTTGAAAGGCTTGATAATTTCAGAGCTGACATCAGAATACCAAAAAGATTCAGAGCGGGTTTGGATGAATATGCCGGTAGTGGTTATGACAGAGGACATCTTGTATCAAGTGCCAATCAGATAAACCGTCCTATCCAAAACAGTGAAACATTTTTATTATCAAATATGTCACCTCAGAAAAAAGAATTAAATCGGTTTATGTGGAAAACATTGGAAGAAAAGGTCAGGGTACTTAATGCTAAACCGGAAATTTTTGAAACTTATGTTCTATCATCACCGGTATTTTATTTTAACAGGCCTATTGAAACAATTGGAGAGCCTGATGATTTAGGAATTGATATTCCAATTCCCCACGCTTTTGTCAAGAGTGTACTTGCAGAAGATAATAAAGGTAGACTTTCACTTTGGACATTTTTAATGGAAAACACAAAACTGGAGGGTAAGATAGAAGATTATCTGGTAAAAACATATAATGCAGAACAATTAGTTGGTGGTAGATTCTGGGATCGCATCAGTGGAACGGATATGCATGATCAAAAGAGGACAATAACTCCAATCTGGGATTATTAA
- a CDS encoding lipocalin family protein — translation MKRILLILFALLSVAILTGCDKDEVSEPSAQERILGKWKFISLVTETTKPSQPPQVNTEYGAEGSYFDFRTDGNLYYSFEDDEEAQTETYSIENETVLRIGGEACTIKELTSQKLVFELVIVNPTNTRKQTFNLSR, via the coding sequence ATGAAAAGAATCCTATTAATCCTATTTGCACTCCTGTCTGTTGCTATTTTAACGGGCTGTGATAAAGACGAGGTTTCAGAACCGTCCGCACAGGAAAGAATACTGGGCAAATGGAAATTCATTTCATTGGTAACTGAAACCACCAAGCCATCACAGCCTCCACAGGTCAATACCGAATATGGTGCGGAGGGTAGTTATTTTGATTTTCGTACGGATGGAAATTTATACTATTCTTTTGAGGACGATGAAGAAGCACAGACTGAAACGTACAGCATCGAGAATGAAACGGTACTGAGGATTGGAGGTGAAGCCTGTACAATAAAAGAGTTGACTTCACAGAAGCTGGTCTTTGAATTGGTAATAGTAAACCCTACCAATACCCGAAAACAAACCTTTAATTTGAGCAGGTAA
- a CDS encoding terpene synthase family protein produces MKPENFNILELLRKEFRYPFPTLKNPNAEQLQEITDQQWIDGEYLWLYEQNPDIRKKYKKTKTAHIASQWFPTAPSERLKPVCRLMLWTLYNDDLYEESSSDEIDFIHQQSVAILLGEKKASESGIPLGAMLESLREELLQFIPQETIGRFTKMISRYFNGLKRELWYKENKIYPTVKECIALREDSICLYPFLQLTEIETGITLPPEIHEHPVIRRLQALACHLVTFFNEVQSVVKDEATGSIYYNIVKVIQNEQGVSLDAACLEDLRLHNEDLKEFVSLQSSLPDFGPWQDAVVNWIHYMSMVLSGWKNISTRLDRYNSTEFPDSNALKEKLNQSSFK; encoded by the coding sequence ATGAAACCTGAAAATTTTAATATCCTGGAACTTTTGCGGAAAGAGTTCAGGTATCCTTTTCCCACATTAAAGAATCCCAATGCAGAACAGCTGCAGGAAATTACAGACCAGCAATGGATCGACGGAGAATATCTATGGCTCTATGAACAGAATCCGGACATCAGAAAGAAGTATAAGAAAACCAAAACAGCTCACATTGCGTCCCAGTGGTTTCCGACAGCTCCTTCCGAACGTCTGAAGCCTGTCTGCAGACTGATGCTGTGGACCCTTTATAATGATGACCTCTACGAAGAAAGTTCTTCGGATGAGATTGATTTTATCCATCAGCAATCCGTAGCTATACTTCTTGGCGAAAAAAAAGCCTCAGAGTCAGGCATACCGCTGGGGGCAATGCTCGAATCATTAAGGGAAGAACTGCTTCAGTTTATTCCACAGGAAACTATCGGCCGTTTTACAAAAATGATCAGCAGGTACTTTAATGGCCTGAAAAGGGAACTCTGGTATAAGGAAAATAAAATATACCCGACTGTAAAAGAATGCATTGCCTTAAGGGAAGATTCCATCTGCCTGTACCCATTCCTGCAGCTTACAGAAATAGAAACGGGGATCACCCTGCCTCCTGAGATTCATGAGCACCCGGTGATTCGTCGTCTTCAGGCACTGGCCTGCCACCTTGTTACCTTCTTTAATGAAGTACAGTCTGTGGTAAAAGATGAGGCTACAGGAAGTATTTATTACAACATTGTAAAGGTCATTCAGAATGAACAAGGGGTTTCACTTGATGCGGCCTGTCTGGAAGATCTTCGCCTTCACAATGAAGATTTAAAGGAATTTGTATCACTGCAATCCTCTCTTCCGGACTTTGGGCCGTGGCAGGATGCCGTTGTCAACTGGATCCATTATATGAGCATGGTACTCAGCGGCTGGAAAAACATTTCTACCAGACTGGATCGTTATAACAGCACTGAGTTTCCGGATTCCAATGCGCTGAAAGAGAAATTGAACCAAAGCAGTTTTAAATAA